Proteins from a genomic interval of Streptomyces sp. NBC_00820:
- a CDS encoding TnsA-like heteromeric transposase endonuclease subunit — translation MIDEHHPPAAGSTALPASPWQSAGAQGGARAAVETGTQVSGPADGGCDQSPLVAVRKPAGASGDFAGLPGELSDGETTADLPVGIGDRLEARFVDQAGTEQRTLWLEAARGVCLEECVPVRRFPVRHGKRMAPGWWWSATNGRLVHYGSGVMRTQVMLLDWDPSVVAVACRPVELAWSERDGGWVRHSPHLMARLADGRGLLADCAGHGDISPRLSCRAAVMEAAAAAAGWQYRVLRPPDPVLAANLRWLAGYRHPRYKGGKLARRAAEAFRRPRPLIEGVHELGDPIQVFPVVFHALWHGDLSAPLGVPLHERVTVTAVARGRGQG, via the coding sequence GCAGTGGAGACAGGTACTCAGGTATCCGGTCCGGCAGACGGAGGATGTGACCAGTCGCCGCTCGTGGCGGTCCGAAAGCCGGCTGGTGCATCCGGGGACTTCGCCGGGCTGCCGGGCGAACTGTCGGATGGTGAGACGACCGCGGATTTACCGGTCGGGATCGGCGACCGGCTGGAGGCTCGGTTCGTTGACCAGGCGGGAACCGAGCAGAGGACGTTGTGGCTGGAGGCCGCGCGTGGTGTCTGCTTGGAGGAGTGCGTCCCGGTGCGGAGGTTCCCGGTGCGGCACGGCAAGCGGATGGCGCCGGGGTGGTGGTGGTCGGCGACCAACGGACGACTGGTGCACTACGGGTCCGGGGTCATGCGGACCCAGGTGATGCTGCTGGACTGGGATCCTTCGGTCGTGGCCGTTGCGTGCCGCCCGGTGGAACTTGCCTGGTCTGAGCGTGACGGGGGCTGGGTGCGGCACTCACCGCATCTGATGGCCCGGCTCGCGGACGGCAGGGGTCTGCTTGCGGACTGCGCAGGGCACGGCGACATCTCTCCGCGCCTGTCCTGTCGGGCGGCGGTGATGGAGGCTGCCGCCGCGGCGGCGGGGTGGCAGTACCGGGTTCTGCGGCCCCCGGATCCGGTTCTGGCGGCCAATCTGCGCTGGCTGGCCGGGTACCGGCACCCCCGCTACAAGGGCGGAAAACTGGCCAGGCGCGCGGCCGAGGCATTCCGGCGGCCGCGGCCCCTGATCGAGGGGGTGCATGAACTCGGCGACCCGATCCAGGTCTTCCCGGTGGTCTTCCACGCACTGTGGCACGGCGACTTGTCGGCTCCACTCGGCGTGCCCCTGCACGAGCGGGTGACCGTGACTGCGGTTGCCCGAGGGCGGGGGCAGGGATGA